ACCGCCGACGTGGCGTCGCTCGTTCGAGAGGTCGCGTCACTCGACACCGAGCACGTCGACGCTGCGCTCGCGCAGCACCTGGTCGGGCACTACGGGACGGAGGCCGCCGAGATCGTCGCCCTGGGCCGCTCGCGCCGCCAGGGTCTCAACCGCCTGTCGCCGCTCTGCGAGGTGGTCGAGGCCGAGGTGGTCCATGCCGTCGAGCACGAGATGGCCCTGCGTCTCGACGACGTCGTCTTCAGGCGCACGGGGCTCGGGACGCTGGGCCACCCGGGAACGGCGGCGCTCGAGCGAGCGGCCGAGCTGATGGCTGAGACGCTCGGGTGGGACGAGGCGCGTCGGGCCGCCGAGGTCGCCCGTACGCACTCGCACTTCCCTCTGGGGATCAGATCGTGACCCGGCGCACGGCAGCGTTGAGCATTCAGCCTGTAGCCTCCAGCCTGCAGCCNNNNNNNNNNNNNNNNNNNNNNNNNNNNNNNNNNNNNNNNNNNNNNNNNNNNNNNNNNNNNNNNNNNNNNNNNNNNNNNNNNNNNNNNNNNNNNNNNNNNTGACCCGGCGCACGGCAGCGTTGAGCATTCAGCCTGTAGCCTCCAGCCTGCAGCCGGTAGCCTGTAGCCTGCAGCCCGATCAGCGATGAAGCTCGAACGTCACCCGCACGCCCAGCCAGCGTGTATCCTTCGACCCCGCCTCGACCTCGCTCGGTCGGAACCCGCCGTCGAATCCCACCCGTACAGGCAGGCCCTCGACGCCCGGGAGCCGGAACTCGACGGGACGACGTTCGCCAGGCTCGAGCGTCAGCGTCCGCCGGTCGCCGGCGACGTCGATCTCGGCGCGGCCGCCGGCCGCGCCCGCCTGGAGCCACGCCACGAGCAGCGCCGCGCGCCCTGGATAGAGGAGCACCTCCGACTCGCTGCTTCCACGCGTCCAGAAAACGCCGCCTTCCGCAAACGACAGCCGGTCGACGTGCGCGTAGTAGCCGCCGGCCGTGCCACCCGCCCAGTCAATCTGGTGCACGAACCGGCCGCCACGCTCGGTGCGCGGCACGATGGCCCGGGGCCTGATCTCGACGTGGTCGATTGCGTCGGCCAGCGCCGCGTCGCTCGGCGTCACCCACAGAGTGGTCATGACGATCTCGGGCGGGATGACGAGGTCGAGCCGGGCCTCATCGTCGTGCGCCTCCGCCGACGCCAGCGTCACCCGGCCCGCCCGCGTCGTCACGGCGACGCGCCCTGTCACCCGCTCACCGGGACGAAAGCGCACCGAGAGGTCGTACCGGCCGGGCGAGAGGACGATCGGGCCGACTGTCTGCGTGAGATCGCGTTCTCCCGCTTCGGGCACGTTGGGCTCGTAGACGAGCGGGACCGCCGCAAGCGCGTCCTCGCCGCGAATGCGCTGCCAGCGCCGGAGGTCGACCACGCGCGTCCGGCGCCCATCGAGGGTGTCGAGCAGGCGCGTGCGCCCATCCCTGACGATGACCGGCGCGCCATCCGCAATCAACGGCGTGGCAAGGACGGTGGCCCCGAGCAATCCGCCGAGGCCGACGCCGACCAGGGCGCCCGCGGGACCACAACGCCAGGGCCGCCGGGTGGCGAGCCACCCGCCCGCCATGGCCGCGATGACCACGCCGACCGCAAACAGCACGCGCGGCAGTTGCGCCACCCAGTCGCGCGACCACAACGACGGCAGCACCGACACCAGCAGGCTGCCCTGCCCCAGCCACTCGACGAACTTGCCCGAGCCGTCGCGCCAGTTGAACGCCAGCCCTTGCTCGGGAACGACGACGAGACGCAGCGAGATGAGGAGCGTGGCCAGCAGCAGCCCCGCCGCCAGGCCCCGCGCGGCCGCCCCGCGCCACGAGGCGATCGCCACGGCGATGCCCGGCGCAATCAGTGGCAACACCGGGATGAGGAAGCGCGCCGGCACGCTGGTGCCGCCCCACCACATGTAGTACCGGGTGGAACTCACGACGAAGATGAGGGCGGTCGCGACGAGCGCTAGCGCAGGCCACCGCGTATCGCGGCGCCACATCAGCGCCGCGAGGCCGAGGGGCGCGAGCACGTACACCGGCGAGTGGACGAGCAGGCCGAACTCCTGGTCGAAGAGCAGGCCCAGCACGCCGCGGGGCACGTTGGCCCACATGAGTTGCTCGCCCTGGGCTGCCGTCCCGCCATACGGAATCGTCGGGTCGGCCACGCCGTACAGCACCCAGAAGAAGGCGAACCACCCCGCCGTGCTCACGGCCACCGGCACGCTCACCGCCACCAGGGACGCCCATTGACGGCGGATGAGCAGCCCGAGTCCCAGGGTCGCCCCGAGCCCGGCGGTCAGCACGGCGAACTTCGTGTGAAACCACGGCAACGCCGCCAGGGCAACGCCTCGCAGGACCCAGGTCTTCCACTCTGCCGGAGGCGCCCGCAGCGTCCACCACGCCGCCCAGGCCGTGACGAAGGCCGCGGGCATCTCCGGGTAGATCAGCCACCCGTGAAACAGAAACGGCGTGCCGAGCGCGACGCCTGCCCACACCGCCAGCGCCACTCGAGGCCCGGCAAGCTCGCGTGCGAGACGGTAGATCGCCAGCGCCGCAAGCGCGGCGACCAGGCCCAGGAAGACGATCGCACCGCGGGCGCCCCCCAACGCGTACGCCGGCAGCAACAGCACAGGAAGGCCGGGCGCGTGGACCGAGTAGATGACACCGTCGAGGCCGCGCCTGAGGAACGGCGGCCGAAGCTCCCGGTCCGAGAACGCTTCGAACTCACGGGCGAGGTAGTTGTTCTCGATGGCGAGGTCGCCGTCGGCCAGCAGGCTCTGGGCGATCATCAGGTAGTGAGGCTCGTCGCCGTCGAGCCCTTGAACACGGCCCACGTACGCACCGACGCCCACGAAGACCAGCAGGCTGACACCGACGACCGCACGGGGCCCCACCCGAACGACCGCCGTCTCGGTGGCCAGGCGCACCCGCTCGATCCGCCAAAGCACGAGGCCCGCCGCGACCACGGCCACTACCCATCGCAGAGGTCCCGCCAGCAGGAGCAGCATGGGCCACCGATCGGCCAGCACGGGCAGGAGCGGAACGACCCACAAGCCGAGCAGGGCGAGCGGCGCCGCGGTCGACACCGACCGTGCCGGCGCAGCCCCCGCAAAGCGGGCCAACGCCCACACGAGCAGCGCCGCGGTCGCCACCGCCACTGCCGCCGCCACCCAGGGGGCCGGCCCGGCCGGCAGGAGCGCCATACGGCGGAAGCTCGCGCCCTCCGAGCCGACCACCACGATCTCGGCTTGGCTGGCGATCGCCGCGGCCGCCAGCACGAGGGCCAGACCAGTGCCCCGCCACACCGTCGCGCGCAACCCGAACGCAAGGTCGACCTGAGCCATTGACGCACCATTTTACCGGGCTCCTCACCCTGTTCGGTGGGGATCGTCGAGCCGATAACTCCTTCGGACTGGAGTCCCTGTGTCTGGGCGGTCGCCGCAGCGCCCGCCCCGGCCAGCCCGTGACGACACACACGCGAGAGAGCCTGCTGATGCACCCGAACGACCGCCCTTGCCGAGTGGCCGCCCTGCCCGCCCTGCTGTTGGCCCTCGCCGCCGTCTCCGGCTGCGAGTTCGGCCAGAAGAGCCTCGTCGCGCCGAGCGATGCCATCATGTCGCTGAGTGCCAGCACCGGGTTCGTGCCGGCCAACTCGAGCGCGACGCTCACCATCCAGCTGAAGAAGCTCGACGGGAACCCTGCCGCTGACGGCACGGAGATCGCGCTGACGGCCAGCATGGGCGAGCTCGACCAGCGCAAGGTGCGGCTCTCCAATGGGCTCGCCACGGTCGGCTATCGCGCGGGGGCCGAGACGGGGACCGCCCGCATCACCGCCAGCTCGGGCAGCGTCAGCGCCGAGATTGCCCTCCAGGTCGGCTCGGCCGCCCCAGGGGCCCTCTCGCTCTTCGCCACGCCGTCGTTGCTGCAGGTCGGCGGCGGACAAACCGAGATCGTCGCAACGGTCACCTCGCCCTCCGGGCAGGTCGTGACCAACGCCCCCGTGGTCTTTTCGACCAACGTGGGGACCCTCTCGGCGACCGCGGTCAACTCCGACGGCCGCGGCGAGGCCAAGACCGTGCTGCAGACGACCGCGACGGCGACCGTCCGGGCACGGGTCGGCACCCTCGAGGCGGAACCGCTGACCGTCCGGGTGCGCACCGGCGTGCTGATCAACGTGAGCTTCAGCCCGGCCGCCCCCGTGGCCGGCCAGGTGGTCACCATCACCGTGTCGCCGCGCACCCCGGACGGGCAACCCATCACGGGCCGAGTCCGGCTGCTCTTCGGCGATGGCCAGCAGCGCGATCTCGGGTCGGTCAGCGGGACCTCGACGGCGACCTACACCTACGCCACGCAGGGCGGCTACAACCTGACGGCCGAATTCACCGACCAGGACGGCTTCGTCGACCGCGAGACGGTGCGGGTGAACGTGCAGGCCCCGTCGGCGCCGGCGCCGCCGACCACCCCGACACCGCCTCCGACGACCCCCGGCCCCTCGCCGGGGCCCGGGGCAGGCGACGAGCTCGATCTGCGGCAGGTCACGTTCCTCCATCGCGACATCTCACGGTGGCCGGTGACGTCGACCATCACGAACGTCCGCATTACGCCGAGCGAAATCTGCGTCGACCACACCGGCGCCGGGCGCTTCCCGACGTCGACGTTCGGCACCATCCAGGTCGAGGGCAACGTCTGGATCCTGGCGCAGTTTGGCGGGCGGTGGTATGCGGCCACCTACGACTGGCTGCGTATCGGCCAGACCTGCAAGGGTATGACGGCGCGCGAGTTGGGCGTCGACCAGATCAGGATCGCGCCCATGGACGCGTCGTGGCCCGGCCCGCGGTCGGGCGAGACGGTCGGCTTCATGGTCAGCGCGCGCGCGCGCGACGAGGTGCGGGCCGGCGAGGAACGCACCAACGTCGTGCTCGTGCGCTGGCCCTGACGTTCAGGCCTGCGGCGCCGTGGTTCTTGGTTCGGCCTGTCGCCTGCAGCATGTCGCCTGTCGCCAGCGGCCTGCAGCCTGTGCCGTCCAGTGGACAGCTCCGCCTTTGCNNNNNNNNNNNNNNNNNNNNNNNNNNNNNNNNNNNNNNNNNNNNNNNNNNNNNNNNNNNNNNNNNNNNNNNNNNNNNNNNNNNNNNNNNNNNNNNNNNNNGCCTGTCGCCAGCGGCCTGCAGCCTGTGCCGTCCAGTGGACAGCTCCGCCTTTGCCGTGTTAGCGTAACGTGTTTTCGCTGCACGAACTTGCATGCACGGTGAGACCCCTTCGAGCCATGGCGGCCCACGTCGTTCCTTTCCCTGGCGGGGCCTCCTCAAGCTCGGTGTCAGCGCGGCGCTGCTCGTCGCCCTGTTCCATCAGACCGACCCATCCGCCCTGTGGGCGCAAGCCCGCTCGGCCAACCCTCTCTGGATTGGCGTCGCGCTCGGCCTGTATCTGCTCATGATCCTGGTGAGCGCCTGGCGCTGGGGGCAGCTCCTGACGGCGCAAGGGGTCCACGTTTCGGGCTGGGTCCTCACCCAGTCGTACCTCGTCGCGACCTTCTTCAACAACTTCCTCCCGAGCAACATCGGCGGCGACGTCGTCCGGATCCGCGATACCTCGAAGCCGATGGGGTCGAAGACGCTCGCGGCGACCGTGGTGCTCGTCGACCGGGCCATCGGCCTGATCGGTCTTCTGGTGGTCGCCTCGGCCGGGGCCACCCTGCTCGGGCCCGGCGCCGTGGGGGGCGTGCTGGTCTGGCCGCCGCTGCTCTGGCTGGCGAGCGTCGCGAGCCTCGTCGGCCTCACCGCCGTCGTCGTCGCGCCGGGCGGGCTGTGCCTGTTCCTCAGGCCGCTGCGCCTCGTGCACGCCGAGTGGGTGGATCTTCGCCTGCAACGGCTCTCCGACACGCTGTCGCGTTTTCGCCGGCACCCGCTGGCGCTCGTCAACGGCTTTGGCGGCGCGGTGGCCGTCCAGGCCGTGCTCGTGTTGTTCTACCTGGCCGTGGCCACCAGCCTGGCCATTCCGATTTCCGCGGGGCACCTCTCGGTGCTCGTGCCCCTGTCGTTCGTCATCCAGATGGTGCCCGTCTCGCTCAACGGCTTTGGCGTGCGCGAGGCGACGTTCACGTACTATTTCGGGATGCTCGGCCTGTCGATCGAATCGGCGCTGCTGCTGTCGCTCGTCGGCACGGCCGTCATCATGGTGTTCTCGTTGTCTGGCGCCGCGACCTATGTGGTCAGGCGCCATCCCGCGGCGGCGTCGCTCGCCTGAGCCACCCGCCCGTGGGCCGTCCACCCGGCGCGTCAGGTTTCACCAGGAGAAGCCCGTGAAGTTGCGTCCTCTCTCGATCGCCCCCCTCGTTCTGATCGCGGCGACTGCGGCGTGTAGTAAGAACGAAGCCAGCCGCAACAGTCCCACCGCGCCGACCAACACCGTGCGGACGGTGGCCCTCACCGCCACGCCGTCGAGCCTGCCGGCCGGCGGCGGCGAGGCGAGCATCACCGCCACGGTGACGAGCGGCGCCGGCTCACCCATGACCGGCCAGCAGGTCACCTTCACGACGACCGCCGGCACGCTCAACCCGACGACGCCCGTCACGACCGACGCGCAGGGTCAGGCGAAGGTGACGCTCACCGCGACTGGCAACGCCACGGTGCGCGCGACCGTCTCCGGGGTCACCTCACCCGATCTTGCGCTCAGCGTGAAGGCCTTCGCGGAACTGGGCTTCACGGTGTCGAAGACCGATCCCGAGACGGGCGAAGAGGTGACGCTGCGCGTCGACGCGAAGCGCGCCGGGGCCGCCGTGGCGGGCAACCTCACCTTCGACACCGGCGAGGGCACGATCAACGTGGGTGCCATCACCGGCACCGCGAGCGCGCCTTACAAGTTCACGAGCGAGGGCGGCAAGAACGTGTCGGCTCGCCTCGAGGAGTCGGACGGGTCGGTCTCGCGCGAGACCGTTCGCGTCGAGGTGAAGCGGGGCTTCGGCAGCGGCGGTGACGACATCGACGCGCGCGCCGTGCGCTGGTTCGCCGACTGCGATGTCTCGGGCTGGCCAATCGAAGAGCGGGTGCGGGATGTCTTCATCAGCCGCAGCGAGATCTGCGTCGACTACACGGGACGCGGCTCGAAGCCGACGTTCCCGCTGGGAGACATCAGGGTGGATGCCACGTTGTGGGTCTTCGCCCAGTTTGGCGGCACGTGGTACGGCGCGACCTGGGATCACCTGCGTCCCGGTTCGTTCTGCAAGGCGGAGAACGCCGAGTCACTCGGTTCCGAGCAGATCATGCGGGCGCCGATGGACGCCTCGTGGGTGCCGCGCACCGGCGACCGCGTCGGCTTCATGGTGAGCGGCGGCTACGTCCGCCGCGAATGCCGGCCGATGACCGTCTGGCGCACGAACATCAAGCTCATCAC
The Acidobacteriota bacterium DNA segment above includes these coding regions:
- a CDS encoding PKD domain-containing protein, which gives rise to MTTHTRESLLMHPNDRPCRVAALPALLLALAAVSGCEFGQKSLVAPSDAIMSLSASTGFVPANSSATLTIQLKKLDGNPAADGTEIALTASMGELDQRKVRLSNGLATVGYRAGAETGTARITASSGSVSAEIALQVGSAAPGALSLFATPSLLQVGGGQTEIVATVTSPSGQVVTNAPVVFSTNVGTLSATAVNSDGRGEAKTVLQTTATATVRARVGTLEAEPLTVRVRTGVLINVSFSPAAPVAGQVVTITVSPRTPDGQPITGRVRLLFGDGQQRDLGSVSGTSTATYTYATQGGYNLTAEFTDQDGFVDRETVRVNVQAPSAPAPPTTPTPPPTTPGPSPGPGAGDELDLRQVTFLHRDISRWPVTSTITNVRITPSEICVDHTGAGRFPTSTFGTIQVEGNVWILAQFGGRWYAATYDWLRIGQTCKGMTARELGVDQIRIAPMDASWPGPRSGETVGFMVSARARDEVRAGEERTNVVLVRWP
- a CDS encoding flippase-like domain-containing protein; translated protein: MHGETPSSHGGPRRSFPWRGLLKLGVSAALLVALFHQTDPSALWAQARSANPLWIGVALGLYLLMILVSAWRWGQLLTAQGVHVSGWVLTQSYLVATFFNNFLPSNIGGDVVRIRDTSKPMGSKTLAATVVLVDRAIGLIGLLVVASAGATLLGPGAVGGVLVWPPLLWLASVASLVGLTAVVVAPGGLCLFLRPLRLVHAEWVDLRLQRLSDTLSRFRRHPLALVNGFGGAVAVQAVLVLFYLAVATSLAIPISAGHLSVLVPLSFVIQMVPVSLNGFGVREATFTYYFGMLGLSIESALLLSLVGTAVIMVFSLSGAATYVVRRHPAAASLA
- a CDS encoding Ig-like domain-containing protein, whose product is MKLRPLSIAPLVLIAATAACSKNEASRNSPTAPTNTVRTVALTATPSSLPAGGGEASITATVTSGAGSPMTGQQVTFTTTAGTLNPTTPVTTDAQGQAKVTLTATGNATVRATVSGVTSPDLALSVKAFAELGFTVSKTDPETGEEVTLRVDAKRAGAAVAGNLTFDTGEGTINVGAITGTASAPYKFTSEGGKNVSARLEESDGSVSRETVRVEVKRGFGSGGDDIDARAVRWFADCDVSGWPIEERVRDVFISRSEICVDYTGRGSKPTFPLGDIRVDATLWVFAQFGGTWYGATWDHLRPGSFCKAENAESLGSEQIMRAPMDASWVPRTGDRVGFMVSGGYVRRECRPMTVWRTNIKLITWP